From the Deltaproteobacteria bacterium genome, one window contains:
- a CDS encoding methylenetetrahydrofolate--tRNA-(uracil(54)-C(5))-methyltransferase (FADH(2)-oxidizing) TrmFO, with translation MEKFVRIIGGGLAGCEAAYQLARRGVAVELFEMRPERGTEAHATSNLGELVCSNSLRSNLLSAPAGLLKAEMRLMDSLVIRTAEAVQVPAGSALAVDRDRFAAALTDAVAALRNVRIVRKEISEIPAEGVTILATGPLTSPALASQLTAMLGEAHLYFYDAISPIVTAESIDMNIAFRAARYDKGGDDYLNLPLTRERYYQFIEALLAAQRVPTHSFERFVPFEGCMPIEEMADRGKDTLAFGPMRAVGLSDPRTGRRPFAVVQLRQENRERTLYNLVGCQTKMTYPEQRRVLALIPGLEHAEFVRLGSLHRNTFINAPQHLRATLQWRQRETLFFAGQMTGVEGYIESAASGLLAGINAARLLADQAPLLPPQTTAMGALLRYISDAERKRFQPMNVNFGLLPSLGERLRGKEKKEALSRRALADMGKWLAEAGEGPNRNRAAATKIPVILGAQLETRNPKLETTQ, from the coding sequence ATGGAAAAATTTGTTCGCATCATTGGCGGCGGACTAGCGGGCTGCGAGGCGGCCTATCAGCTCGCGCGCCGGGGTGTTGCCGTTGAATTATTCGAGATGCGCCCCGAGCGCGGCACGGAAGCGCACGCGACAAGCAACTTGGGTGAGTTGGTCTGCAGCAACTCTTTGAGATCCAACTTGCTTTCGGCGCCTGCCGGTTTGCTCAAAGCGGAGATGCGGTTGATGGATTCGCTGGTGATCCGCACGGCTGAGGCGGTGCAGGTGCCGGCGGGCTCTGCGTTGGCCGTCGATCGCGACAGGTTTGCCGCTGCCTTAACCGATGCGGTCGCAGCCTTACGGAACGTCCGCATCGTGCGAAAAGAAATTTCTGAAATCCCCGCGGAAGGCGTCACGATCCTCGCCACTGGACCGCTCACATCGCCGGCGTTGGCGAGCCAGCTAACGGCAATGCTCGGCGAAGCGCATCTTTATTTTTACGATGCCATCTCGCCGATTGTGACGGCAGAATCGATCGATATGAACATCGCCTTCCGGGCGGCGCGCTACGACAAGGGCGGCGATGATTATCTAAATTTGCCGCTGACGCGCGAGCGGTACTATCAATTTATCGAAGCGTTGCTGGCCGCGCAGCGCGTGCCGACACACAGCTTCGAGCGCTTCGTGCCGTTCGAAGGTTGCATGCCCATCGAAGAGATGGCGGACCGCGGCAAGGACACGCTGGCCTTCGGTCCCATGCGTGCCGTCGGCCTGAGCGATCCGCGCACCGGACGGCGGCCCTTCGCCGTCGTTCAGCTGCGCCAGGAAAATCGCGAGCGCACACTTTATAATCTGGTCGGCTGCCAAACTAAAATGACCTATCCCGAACAGCGTCGGGTGCTTGCGCTGATTCCAGGATTGGAACATGCCGAGTTCGTCCGCTTGGGCAGCCTGCACCGCAACACGTTTATCAACGCGCCGCAGCACCTGCGTGCGACTTTGCAATGGCGTCAACGCGAGACACTGTTTTTCGCCGGCCAGATGACCGGTGTCGAAGGTTATATCGAGTCCGCCGCCTCGGGTCTGCTCGCGGGCATTAACGCCGCGCGTTTGCTGGCGGACCAAGCACCGCTCTTGCCGCCGCAAACCACGGCGATGGGCGCGCTCTTGCGCTACATCAGCGATGCCGAGCGCAAGCGCTTTCAACCGATGAATGTAAACTTCGGTTTGCTGCCGTCGCTGGGTGAGCGGCTACGCGGTAAGGAGAAAAAAGAGGCGCTGTCGCGCCGCGCCCTCGCCGACATGGGAAAATGGCTGGCGGAAGCCGGCGAAGGTCCCAATCGCAACCGAGCTGCAGCGACAAAAATTCCAGTAATTTTGGGGGCACAACTCGAAACCCGAAACCCGAAACTCGAAACTACCCAATGA
- a CDS encoding ribosome biogenesis GTPase Der, protein MNATPKQFPRPRGLPVLAIVGRPNVGKSTLFNRLLGERKAIVDDMPGVTRDRNYGNAEWGKQKFLLVDTGGFESSTDGSLEEKVQEQSRLAVTEADVVLFLFDGKMGLSPLDREAVDLLRKTEKPVFYAVNKLDSQRREENLYEFYALGLEPLYSISAEHGLGIPDLMTDLVQHFPDARDDEADEAAEEEKTPEPLRVAIVGRPNVGKSTLVNRLLGFDRSVVDATPGTTRDALDTPFSLQGEPCILIDTAGIRRKARIDDRIERFSVARSLRSVDRGDLVIHVIDGIEGVTDQDAQILSYAAQRGKALVLAVNKWDAVSQTGGDVDEYRDEVRYRLSFLEFAPISFISAATGFGVRRLQETAARVVRAYRQKVSTSQVNQALQRIVRAHTVPLASGGKSVKFYYGTQTGICPPTFTFFVNLPAAVPESYQRYLIAQLREQLGLANAPVRIHLRPRREDSKVKRA, encoded by the coding sequence ATGAATGCCACGCCGAAACAATTCCCGCGCCCGCGCGGCTTGCCGGTGCTGGCGATTGTCGGCCGGCCCAACGTCGGCAAATCGACGCTGTTTAACCGCTTGCTTGGCGAGCGCAAGGCGATCGTCGACGATATGCCCGGGGTCACGCGCGACCGTAACTATGGCAATGCGGAGTGGGGCAAGCAGAAGTTTCTCCTGGTCGACACCGGCGGTTTTGAGTCCTCGACGGACGGTAGCCTCGAAGAAAAAGTTCAGGAACAAAGCCGTCTCGCCGTCACTGAAGCCGACGTCGTGCTCTTCTTGTTCGATGGTAAAATGGGCCTGAGTCCGTTGGATCGCGAAGCGGTAGACTTGCTGCGTAAGACCGAGAAGCCGGTGTTTTACGCTGTCAACAAGCTTGACTCGCAACGGCGTGAAGAAAATCTCTACGAGTTTTATGCGTTGGGCCTGGAGCCGTTGTATTCCATTTCGGCGGAACATGGTCTCGGCATTCCTGATTTGATGACCGACCTGGTGCAGCATTTCCCCGACGCTCGTGACGACGAAGCTGACGAAGCTGCGGAGGAAGAAAAGACGCCGGAGCCGCTGCGGGTTGCCATCGTCGGCCGGCCCAACGTCGGCAAATCGACGCTGGTCAATCGCTTGCTGGGTTTCGACCGCTCGGTGGTCGATGCGACGCCGGGAACCACGCGCGATGCCCTCGACACGCCGTTTTCTCTGCAGGGCGAGCCGTGCATTCTTATCGATACGGCGGGCATTCGTCGCAAGGCACGCATCGACGACCGCATTGAGCGCTTCAGCGTCGCGCGCTCGCTTCGTTCGGTGGACCGCGGAGATCTGGTGATTCATGTGATTGATGGCATCGAAGGCGTCACCGATCAGGACGCGCAGATCTTGAGCTACGCAGCGCAGCGCGGCAAGGCGCTCGTGCTCGCGGTCAACAAATGGGATGCGGTGTCGCAGACCGGCGGTGACGTCGATGAGTATCGCGATGAAGTGCGCTATCGGCTGTCGTTTTTGGAATTCGCGCCAATCTCATTTATTTCCGCAGCCACCGGTTTCGGTGTGCGCCGGTTGCAGGAAACCGCGGCGCGGGTGGTGCGCGCCTATCGCCAAAAAGTTTCGACGTCGCAGGTCAATCAGGCGCTGCAGAGAATTGTGCGCGCCCATACGGTGCCGCTGGCAAGCGGTGGCAAGAGCGTAAAATTCTACTACGGCACGCAAACCGGTATTTGCCCGCCGACTTTTACCTTTTTTGTTAACTTGCCCGCCGCCGTGCCGGAGAGTTATCAGCGCTATCTCATCGCGCAGCTGCGCGAGCAGTTGGGTTTGGCGAATGCGCCGGTGCGCATTCATCTGCGTCCGCGCCGCGAAGATAGCAAGGTCAAAAGAGCCTGA
- a CDS encoding Ppx/GppA family phosphatase: protein MAGGSRRRSQSQPSCSDKNSSNFGGTTRNPKPETRNYPMSPQRAAFFDVGTNTILCLIAEMRDTGRFRIIDDLHEIARLGQGVDRTGVISAEGEARAGAVLARYLDQCKNLGVAEFHAVGTSAMRDAANSAEVRQRWRDQLGLDVQVISGEQEAGYSFLAVQRSLSLLGQELLVIDIGGGSTEFIRGDDNGVAEALSIDVGSVRLTERFLPSDPVRGEDTAALFETIDAQLAPLQARWQGRVKLLTLVGIAATFTTLVAIEKKLARYAHNEVHGSQLTLEEVRRQRKMFEVKTIAERQQIVGLDPKRADVIYAGACLIERIMVVLANTRAIVSDQGVRYGLLHERLWQIKNC from the coding sequence ATGGCTGGCGGAAGCCGGCGAAGGTCCCAATCGCAACCGAGCTGCAGCGACAAAAATTCCAGTAATTTTGGGGGCACAACTCGAAACCCGAAACCCGAAACTCGAAACTACCCAATGAGCCCGCAGCGCGCCGCCTTCTTCGACGTCGGCACCAACACCATCCTTTGCCTGATCGCCGAGATGCGCGACACCGGCCGCTTTCGCATCATCGACGATTTGCATGAGATCGCGCGCCTGGGTCAGGGTGTCGACCGCACCGGCGTGATCAGCGCCGAAGGCGAAGCGCGCGCCGGCGCGGTTTTGGCGCGCTATCTCGACCAATGCAAGAATCTCGGCGTCGCAGAGTTTCATGCGGTGGGTACCAGTGCCATGCGCGATGCCGCCAACAGCGCCGAGGTGCGGCAGCGCTGGCGCGATCAGCTTGGGCTCGATGTGCAAGTAATCTCTGGTGAGCAAGAGGCGGGCTATTCGTTCTTGGCGGTGCAGAGAAGTCTTTCTTTGCTCGGCCAAGAGCTTTTGGTGATCGACATCGGCGGCGGCAGCACCGAGTTTATCCGTGGCGACGATAACGGCGTCGCCGAGGCGTTGAGCATCGACGTCGGCTCGGTGCGTTTGACCGAGCGGTTTCTGCCCAGCGATCCCGTGCGCGGCGAAGACACGGCGGCGCTGTTCGAAACTATTGACGCACAATTGGCGCCGCTGCAGGCGCGCTGGCAGGGCAGGGTCAAGCTGCTGACTCTGGTCGGCATCGCCGCGACGTTCACGACCCTGGTGGCGATCGAAAAAAAACTTGCCCGTTACGCCCACAACGAAGTGCACGGCAGCCAGTTGACGCTTGAAGAAGTGCGCCGCCAAAGAAAAATGTTTGAAGTGAAAACGATCGCCGAGCGGCAACAAATAGTAGGTCTTGACCCGAAGCGTGCCGACGTCATTTACGCCGGCGCCTGTTTGATCGAACGAATCATGGTGGTGCTGGCGAATACTCGAGCGATCGTCAGCGATCAAGGTGTGCGCTACGGCCTACTTCACGAGCGCCTCTGGCAAATCAAAAACTGTTGA
- a CDS encoding HU family DNA-binding protein, with product MTKAELVEAVAKATQLNKRVANEAVDATFENICRAIRKNKRFQVPGFGTFTVRSRKARKGKNPQTGAVMTIKASRTVGFKPAPDLKKSL from the coding sequence ATGACGAAGGCTGAACTCGTTGAAGCGGTGGCGAAAGCAACCCAACTCAACAAACGAGTCGCCAACGAAGCGGTCGACGCAACCTTCGAAAACATCTGCAGAGCGATCCGCAAAAACAAGCGATTCCAAGTGCCCGGGTTCGGAACTTTTACAGTCCGCTCGCGCAAAGCGCGCAAGGGTAAAAACCCACAAACGGGAGCGGTGATGACTATTAAGGCAAGTCGAACGGTGGGCTTCAAGCCGGCGCCGGATTTGAAAAAGAGTCTCTAA
- the dprA gene encoding DNA-protecting protein DprA: MQSQLTTWIALTRVKGLGCVSFKKLAQHYGDPTKAFAASAAELSGIDGLGKEAIDGLLRFPAWRDVEEELRRAHGGGVNLITFADPRYPARLRTIADPPPVLYVRGKLGCLDQAMAIVGTRSASDYGRRVARDLARGLAGLGFTVVSGMARGIDGIAHETALNTGSVTVAVLGCGVDRVYPAEHVDLYRRICENGAVVSELPMGARPAAFNFPARNRLISGMSLGVVIVEATEKSGSLITASLALEQGREVFAVPGEVGSSRSRGSHKLIRQGAKLVENVNDIVEEIAPQLVTRGAPAPSQRSLPEDAALEERQIFTLLKDKALHIDEVIESTGLSSSKVSQILLELELHGFLRQLPGKRYAVEN, encoded by the coding sequence ATGCAATCGCAACTGACAACTTGGATAGCGCTGACACGCGTAAAAGGTTTGGGCTGCGTAAGTTTTAAAAAACTTGCTCAGCATTATGGCGATCCGACAAAAGCGTTCGCCGCTTCGGCGGCGGAACTGAGCGGCATCGACGGGTTGGGCAAAGAGGCGATCGATGGATTGCTGCGGTTTCCAGCGTGGCGAGATGTGGAGGAGGAGTTGCGCCGGGCGCACGGCGGCGGTGTGAACTTGATAACATTTGCCGACCCGCGCTATCCGGCGCGGTTGCGGACGATCGCCGATCCGCCGCCGGTGCTCTACGTCAGGGGAAAGCTGGGCTGCCTCGACCAAGCCATGGCGATCGTCGGTACGCGCAGCGCCAGCGACTACGGTCGGCGTGTGGCGCGGGATTTGGCGCGCGGCTTGGCAGGGCTCGGTTTCACGGTGGTCAGCGGCATGGCGCGCGGCATTGACGGTATCGCGCACGAGACGGCATTGAACACAGGCAGTGTTACGGTAGCGGTGTTGGGCTGCGGCGTGGATCGTGTCTACCCGGCGGAACATGTCGACCTCTATCGGCGCATTTGTGAAAACGGCGCGGTGGTGTCCGAGCTGCCGATGGGAGCACGGCCGGCAGCGTTTAATTTTCCGGCGCGCAACCGCTTGATCAGCGGCATGTCGCTCGGAGTTGTGATCGTTGAAGCGACGGAGAAGAGTGGTTCGTTGATCACGGCGTCGCTGGCGCTAGAACAGGGGCGTGAAGTGTTCGCCGTGCCCGGTGAAGTAGGATCGAGCCGCAGCCGGGGTTCGCACAAATTGATACGGCAAGGCGCGAAATTGGTCGAGAACGTCAACGATATTGTCGAAGAGATTGCGCCACAGTTGGTGACCCGCGGCGCCCCGGCGCCGAGCCAGCGCAGTCTGCCGGAGGATGCGGCTCTTGAAGAGCGTCAAATATTTACATTATTAAAGGATAAGGCACTGCACATCGATGAGGTCATAGAAAGCACCGGCCTAAGTTCCTCAAAGGTCTCGCAAATTCTGTTGGAACTAGAATTGCACGGTTTTCTCCGTCAATTGCCGGGGAAAAGGTATGCCGTGGAAAATTAG
- the topA gene encoding type I DNA topoisomerase, producing the protein MAAKNLVIVESPAKAKTLEKYLGRDFQVKASVGHVVDLPKSKLGVDVKKNFTPDFTVIQAKKKVIDDLKKAAKGKENIYLASDPDREGEAIAWHIASQVAKNHKRVHRVLINEITKKAVQDAISNPQELDRNKFDAQIARRVLDRLVGYKISPLLWNKVRRGLSAGRVQSVAVRLVCEREKEIRAFEPVEYWSLTALLEGRLPPQFKAKLTQWRGQKVDNKKFRLENDPQVQEILKSIENAEWKIGDVEKKERRRYPAPPFVTSKLQQEAARKLGFQPKRTMQLAQQLYEGVKMGAEGAVGLITYMRTDSTRISNDALAAVRDHIQAQYGKNYLPDKPNAFRSKKNAQDAHEAIRPTSLEYTPERVRRHLRRDMFQLYSLIWDRFVASQMVPAVYDQTAFEIPVNEAVFRATGQQIKFDGFMKVYIEGRDERAAEANGADNNNNNDNDEVDDTQDSDGLLPDLQQGDILKLLSMEPRQHFTQPPPRFTQASLIKELDEKGIGRPSTYAAIISNILDREYVVQTESRSLAPTDLGFLVNDLLVESFPDILNVEFTAGMEDELDKIEEGKENWTKAMKRFYTPFERDLKKAQKEMRDVKRQEIPTDIACEKCGALMVVKWGRNGEFLACPKYPECKSTKNFKRNETGGIEIAVEEEVNEACEQCGRPMLLRFGKFGKFLGCSGYPECKNIQPLQKPLDLGIKCPECKEGNIKERKSRWGKVFYGCDKYPDCKFASWDKPLPTPCPDCDSPILVEKVLKRTGKTHRCYKKECGYSIQVVEQ; encoded by the coding sequence ATGGCAGCGAAAAATTTGGTCATTGTTGAGTCGCCCGCAAAGGCGAAAACGTTGGAAAAGTACCTCGGCCGCGACTTTCAGGTGAAGGCGTCGGTGGGCCATGTCGTCGATTTGCCGAAGAGCAAACTCGGCGTCGACGTCAAAAAGAATTTCACGCCGGACTTTACGGTCATTCAGGCCAAGAAAAAAGTCATCGACGATCTGAAAAAAGCCGCCAAGGGCAAAGAGAATATTTATCTTGCCTCCGACCCGGATCGCGAAGGTGAGGCGATCGCCTGGCATATCGCCAGTCAGGTGGCGAAGAATCACAAGCGCGTGCATCGCGTGTTGATCAACGAGATCACTAAGAAAGCCGTGCAGGATGCGATCTCCAACCCGCAGGAGTTGGATCGCAACAAGTTCGACGCGCAGATCGCGCGCCGCGTGCTCGACCGCTTGGTCGGCTACAAGATTAGTCCGCTGTTGTGGAACAAGGTGCGGCGCGGCTTGAGCGCGGGGCGGGTGCAGTCGGTGGCGGTGCGGCTGGTGTGCGAGCGCGAGAAAGAGATTCGCGCCTTCGAGCCGGTGGAGTACTGGTCGCTGACGGCCCTACTCGAAGGGCGCCTGCCGCCGCAGTTCAAAGCCAAGCTGACTCAGTGGCGCGGCCAAAAGGTCGACAACAAAAAGTTTCGTCTGGAAAACGATCCGCAAGTCCAGGAGATCCTCAAGTCGATAGAAAACGCCGAGTGGAAAATCGGCGACGTCGAAAAGAAAGAGCGGCGCCGCTATCCGGCGCCGCCATTTGTTACCAGCAAGCTGCAGCAGGAGGCCGCGCGCAAGCTCGGCTTTCAACCCAAGCGCACGATGCAGCTGGCGCAGCAATTATACGAGGGCGTGAAAATGGGCGCCGAAGGTGCGGTCGGTTTGATTACCTATATGCGTACCGACTCGACGCGCATCTCCAACGACGCATTGGCGGCGGTGCGCGACCATATTCAAGCGCAGTACGGCAAAAATTATCTGCCGGACAAACCGAACGCCTTTCGCTCGAAGAAAAACGCCCAGGACGCCCACGAGGCGATTCGGCCGACGTCGCTGGAATACACGCCGGAACGGGTGCGCCGCCATCTGCGCCGCGACATGTTTCAGCTCTATTCTTTGATCTGGGACCGCTTCGTCGCCAGCCAGATGGTGCCGGCGGTGTACGATCAGACCGCGTTCGAGATTCCGGTCAACGAAGCGGTGTTTCGCGCCACCGGCCAGCAGATCAAGTTCGACGGCTTCATGAAGGTCTACATCGAAGGGCGCGACGAGCGCGCCGCGGAGGCCAACGGCGCGGACAACAATAATAACAATGACAACGACGAGGTCGACGATACACAGGACAGCGACGGGTTGCTGCCCGATTTGCAGCAGGGCGATATCCTCAAACTGCTGTCGATGGAGCCGCGCCAACATTTCACCCAGCCACCGCCGCGTTTTACCCAGGCATCGCTGATCAAAGAGCTCGATGAAAAGGGCATCGGCCGGCCGTCGACCTATGCGGCGATTATTTCCAACATTCTCGACCGTGAATACGTCGTGCAGACCGAGAGCCGGTCGTTGGCGCCGACCGATTTGGGTTTTTTGGTCAACGATCTTTTGGTGGAAAGCTTCCCGGACATTCTCAATGTCGAATTCACCGCGGGTATGGAGGACGAGCTCGACAAGATCGAAGAGGGCAAAGAGAATTGGACCAAGGCGATGAAGCGCTTCTACACGCCCTTTGAGCGCGATCTCAAAAAAGCCCAGAAGGAGATGCGCGATGTCAAACGCCAAGAGATTCCGACCGACATCGCCTGCGAGAAATGCGGCGCGTTGATGGTGGTCAAATGGGGCCGCAACGGCGAATTTCTCGCCTGTCCGAAATATCCGGAATGCAAGAGCACGAAGAACTTCAAACGCAACGAGACCGGTGGTATCGAGATCGCCGTCGAAGAGGAAGTCAACGAAGCTTGCGAGCAGTGCGGCCGGCCGATGCTCCTGCGCTTCGGCAAGTTCGGCAAGTTTCTCGGCTGCAGCGGCTATCCGGAATGTAAAAACATTCAACCGCTGCAAAAGCCGCTGGATTTGGGTATCAAGTGCCCCGAATGCAAAGAGGGCAATATCAAAGAGCGCAAATCGCGTTGGGGTAAAGTGTTCTATGGCTGCGACAAGTATCCCGATTGCAAGTTTGCTTCCTGGGACAAACCGTTGCCCACGCCGTGCCCCGATTGCGACAGCCCGATTTTGGTCGAAAAAGTTCTCAAGCGCACCGGCAAGACGCACCGCTGCTATAAGAAAGAGTGCGGCTATTCGATCCAAGTCGTCGAACAGTGA
- a CDS encoding GTPase Era, which translates to MDSTSFRSGYIAIVGRPNVGKSTLLNQILGEKVAIVSPRPQTTRNRITGIRTTETAQMVFLDTPGIHQARSLMNKRMVDIALDTLHEVDGVLWLLDCHTRIGPEDERIAETLRAVKCFVLVLLNKIDLVSKGKLLPSIQRCSELLPDKEIVPVSALKGEGVPLVLDLIEKNLPIGERLFPGDEYTDQTERMLAAEIIREKIFNLTREEIPYGVAVTIDEFADKEEKNLIVISATIHTERSTHKGILIGKRGSMLKEIGQQARQELEKILGCKIFLELFVRVDEGWTQDPNALSEMGLAVK; encoded by the coding sequence ATGGATTCCACTTCGTTTCGCTCCGGCTACATCGCCATCGTCGGGCGGCCCAACGTTGGCAAGTCGACGCTGTTGAATCAGATTCTCGGCGAGAAAGTGGCGATCGTGTCGCCACGGCCGCAGACCACGCGCAATCGCATCACCGGCATTCGCACGACCGAGACTGCGCAGATGGTCTTTCTCGACACGCCGGGCATTCATCAGGCGCGCTCGCTGATGAACAAGCGCATGGTCGATATCGCCCTCGACACGCTGCATGAAGTGGACGGCGTGCTATGGCTGCTCGATTGCCATACCCGCATCGGGCCGGAGGACGAGCGCATTGCCGAAACGCTGCGCGCGGTGAAATGTTTTGTGCTGGTTTTGTTGAACAAGATCGATCTCGTCTCCAAGGGCAAGCTCTTGCCGTCGATTCAACGCTGCTCGGAGCTTTTGCCGGACAAAGAAATCGTGCCGGTGAGCGCGCTTAAAGGCGAAGGGGTGCCTTTGGTGCTCGATCTGATCGAAAAAAACTTGCCCATCGGTGAACGACTCTTTCCTGGCGACGAATATACCGATCAAACCGAGCGCATGCTCGCTGCGGAAATCATCCGCGAGAAGATTTTTAACTTAACCCGTGAAGAGATCCCCTACGGCGTTGCCGTGACCATCGACGAGTTCGCCGACAAAGAAGAAAAAAATCTGATCGTGATTAGCGCGACGATTCACACCGAGCGCAGCACGCACAAGGGCATCTTGATCGGCAAGCGCGGCTCGATGCTCAAAGAAATCGGCCAGCAAGCGCGGCAAGAGTTGGAAAAGATTTTGGGCTGCAAGATATTCTTGGAGCTGTTCGTCCGCGTCGACGAGGGTTGGACACAGGACCCCAACGCGCTTAGCGAAATGGGCTTGGCCGTAAAATGA
- a CDS encoding aldo/keto reductase, with amino-acid sequence MEYRQLGSAGARVSVIGLGTNRFGSKEVPQGEVTKIIDAALDAGVNFIDSANVYNDGRSEETLGNALQGRMNKVVLATKFSFPKKDSANSWGASRYQMMQAVETSLRRLQSDHIDLYYCHRWDDTTPIEETLRGLDDLIRMGKVCYIGASVYASWQLAHANLLAEVKGWSKFVVLQSEYNMIKRGVEREVLPYCRAHNVGFVPYYPLAGGFLTGKYEFGKPAPAGSRGENTRTVQELMVEKNYQLVTKLSAWVKDHGRGLNELAQAWLLAQPKVCSVITGAKRVEQLASNAKAADWQLTAPQLKELDGILKG; translated from the coding sequence ATGGAATATCGCCAACTCGGCAGTGCCGGTGCGCGCGTTTCGGTCATCGGATTAGGCACCAATCGTTTCGGCTCGAAAGAGGTGCCGCAGGGCGAGGTCACGAAGATTATCGACGCGGCGTTGGATGCCGGGGTTAACTTTATCGATAGCGCCAACGTCTATAACGACGGCCGCTCGGAAGAAACCCTCGGCAACGCGCTGCAGGGCCGCATGAACAAGGTTGTGCTGGCGACCAAGTTTTCCTTTCCAAAAAAAGACAGCGCCAACAGCTGGGGTGCGTCGCGCTATCAAATGATGCAGGCCGTCGAAACGAGCTTGCGCCGGCTGCAAAGCGATCACATCGATCTTTACTATTGCCATCGCTGGGACGACACGACACCGATCGAGGAAACCCTGCGCGGCTTGGACGATCTGATTCGCATGGGCAAAGTCTGCTACATCGGCGCATCGGTTTACGCGTCGTGGCAGTTGGCGCACGCCAACTTGCTCGCCGAAGTGAAAGGCTGGAGCAAGTTCGTCGTCCTGCAGTCGGAGTACAACATGATCAAACGCGGCGTCGAACGTGAAGTCTTGCCCTATTGCCGCGCCCACAACGTCGGTTTCGTGCCGTACTATCCGCTGGCCGGCGGCTTTCTCACCGGCAAATACGAGTTCGGCAAACCCGCGCCGGCGGGCTCGCGCGGCGAAAACACCCGCACGGTGCAGGAGCTGATGGTCGAGAAGAACTATCAGCTTGTGACCAAGCTCTCCGCCTGGGTAAAAGACCACGGCCGCGGTTTGAACGAACTGGCGCAAGCTTGGCTCTTGGCGCAGCCAAAGGTGTGCTCGGTGATCACCGGCGCCAAGCGCGTCGAGCAGCTGGCGAGCAATGCCAAAGCGGCGGATTGGCAGCTTACGGCGCCGCAGTTGAAAGAGCTCGACGGGATTCTGAAGGGGTGA
- a CDS encoding branched-chain amino acid transaminase → MSLKTEKIWLDGKLIPWEDAKVHVLSHGLHYGTGYFEGIRCYQLANGRSAVFRLQEHMHRLADSGKILGFPLPYSVDELKKATLEVIRANQLKECYIRPIAYLGLGDLGVYAPNNPVNVCIAVWSWGAYLGDEGLKNGIRAKVSSYTRHHVNVMMTKSKTTGNYINSVLAKAEVKKVGYDEAIMLDAEGYVSEASGENIFIVRGGKIKTTPLTSILPGITRDSIMTIARERGYEVVEERFTRDELYIADEAFFTGTAAELTPVREVDDRTIGSGSRGPITAEIQTAFFDIIKGKNEKYTQWLALV, encoded by the coding sequence ATGTCGCTAAAAACTGAAAAGATCTGGCTCGACGGAAAATTGATTCCTTGGGAAGACGCCAAAGTCCATGTGCTGTCGCATGGTTTGCACTATGGCACCGGCTATTTCGAAGGGATTCGCTGTTATCAACTGGCGAACGGCCGCTCGGCGGTGTTTCGCCTGCAAGAACATATGCATCGATTGGCCGATTCCGGAAAAATCCTTGGTTTTCCGCTGCCCTATTCGGTGGATGAGTTGAAAAAGGCGACCCTGGAGGTCATACGCGCCAACCAGCTCAAAGAGTGCTACATTCGGCCGATCGCCTATCTGGGTCTTGGCGACTTGGGCGTCTATGCGCCTAACAATCCGGTGAATGTATGCATCGCCGTGTGGTCCTGGGGTGCCTACTTGGGCGACGAGGGGTTGAAAAACGGTATCCGCGCCAAAGTATCTTCCTACACCCGCCACCACGTGAACGTGATGATGACCAAAAGCAAAACCACCGGCAACTATATCAATTCGGTATTGGCGAAAGCCGAAGTGAAAAAAGTCGGCTACGACGAAGCGATCATGCTCGATGCCGAAGGCTACGTGTCGGAAGCCAGCGGCGAGAATATTTTTATCGTGCGCGGCGGCAAGATCAAGACCACGCCGCTTACGTCGATCTTGCCCGGCATCACGCGCGACTCGATCATGACGATTGCCCGGGAGCGCGGCTACGAGGTGGTCGAAGAGCGCTTTACCCGCGATGAGCTTTATATCGCGGACGAGGCGTTCTTCACGGGCACCGCTGCGGAGCTGACGCCGGTGCGAGAAGTCGACGATCGCACGATCGGCAGCGGCAGCCGCGGTCCGATCACCGCTGAGATTCAGACGGCGTTTTTCGACATCATCAAGGGTAAAAACGAGAAATACACCCAGTGGCTGGCGCTCGTGTAG